One part of the Hydra vulgaris chromosome 01, alternate assembly HydraT2T_AEP genome encodes these proteins:
- the LOC101240588 gene encoding collagen alpha-1(IV) chain-like precursor (The RefSeq protein has 51 substitutions compared to this genomic sequence), which yields MNHTTKWTIWIVLIFTLHSCLVFTQLCGGGGCNQCSNVCVGQKGDRGSVGLPGFKGPIGEPGFPGGEGPAGRPGEKGDGGAPGLQGEVGARGKVGPPGTPGIPGSHGRPGDEGRQGEPGLPGCNGTKGDIGPPGPRGKDGVQGPSGLPGPIGPPGEPGDSTATKLKGQKGEPGPKSQDGPAGDPGTKGDKGESGKAGRMGPQGLRGEKGARGDSNITIFGERGDKGDIGLPGPPGRDCNGSSVTGELITNIQGPKGEQGKKGDQGQKGEPGQPGQAGEAGQDGQKGEKGDKGEIGSAGPSGIQGEKGDIGATGAAGTKGEPGSDGSLGSPGQKGDHGTKGSEGPVGDRGKQGESITGPPGQIGEKGQRGPEGKKGEPGPEGPPGPNGEVGDTGPPGLKGLKGEIGMTGPSGEPGKTGAEGMKGPIGPAGQRGETGSKGESGRPGQSVQGSPGMDGNPGQIGPPGEPGIPGFPGPPGNPGQVVNDLGETVLPGPPGDQGPQGIQGVAGPQGSPGIRGDKGDACKSCPSGPQGEKGVAGQDGLPGANGEKGDKGDEGKPGLEGSVGDPGESGLTGPQGPIGEKGDTGAKGNKGERGSDRIVQGERGEKGTDGMPGSPGSIGFKGEQGVPGDPGTDGPQGPQGLQGPQGDRGAPGKSGIPGNNGEKGEKGNKGDGLRGFKGERGRDGEPGPKGSQGPMGKPGPKGEPFSTALKGQQGDKGDVGSEGPPGPQGAEGQVGNQGFKGEPGLRGAPGSGEKGEKGDAGTPGIAGKNGENGKDGQDGPKGDKGEKGLQGPIGISGPIKGEPGLKGDPGKPGLDGAPGKSVPKGEPGRDGKDGDPGAKGEPGTPGESGRDGEKGEIGPQGPQGDKGDQGQSVIGPKGETGAIGKKGETGQDGLKGRDGIGKQGANGEKGEKGNSVVGLPGDPGEKGSPGEKGKDGISGKQGKPGPPGKDGVDGTPGKDGLPGNPGPEGPKGEKGVTGPTGLDGEKGEPGYSGQKGAKGETGVRGKPGATSNVMGPKGNRGESGAKGEPGKQGPPGAEGPQGEKGERGIGTDKGTKGDTGDIGLQGPKGERGERGEQGRKGDQGPIGPKGDVGEPGPAGSIGNTGISGNDGPKGESGPPGIKGEPGSVGSIGPKGSKGEQGEKGERGSTLKGNPGPEGPRGPTGPPGPAGKDYILDLEVGPLGEKPTKGEPGEDGPKGDKGDIGETGSQGTKGEKGVPGSKGEKGEQGLEGPKGLEGRVGLAGSKGDKGIKGVIGKPGPTGDKGEKGLQGFKGDTGPQGIQGKEGEPGREGAKGLKGEVGAEGKMGPPCDAGATIIGEKGDRGEKGEAGQRGYKGEPGPSSQLTINPGAKGEQGDRGIKGEKGNIGPKGINGPFGKDGSIGPEGPKGDSGQKGETGLDGPKGEKGQPAIGTGPKGEKGDQGPPGPQGPQGDIGEKGDIGPPGETGDIGPQGIKGEFGIAGIKGETGPPGLQGPIGLKGDQGPPGDAGKVGPPGRSGSGDFGFYLVKHSQSIKVPSCPAGMQTMWEGYSFLYAQGNERAFGQDLGQPGSCLKRFSTMPFLFCDIQNKCVVASRNDYSFWLSTAEKPKEAPSSGADLENYISRCIVCEAPSHVLAVHSQSELDPKCPDGWENLWTGFSFLMYNSAGAQGSGQLLSSSGSCLEDFRVNPYIECHGRGTCWYYGPTLSFWLSTIGESNMFQVPKFEILERNLKARVSRCAVCMKSVP from the exons atgaa tcaCGCGACCAAATGGACCATTTGGATTGTGTTAATTTTCACGTTACATTCGTGTGTAGTTTTTACTCAGTTg tgtGGTGGCGGTGGTTGTAATCAATGCAGTAATGTTTGTGTTGGTCAAAAAGGAGACAGG gGTTCTGTTGGTCTTCCTGGATTTAAAGGACCTATTGGTGAGCCTGGATTTCCTGGAGGAGAAGGTCCTGCTGGAAGGCCAGGAGACAAAGGAGATGCTGGTGCACTTGGTTTACAAGGAGAAGTTGGTGCTAga gGTAAAGTAGGACCACCTGGAACACCTGGAATCCCTGGTTCTCAt gGTCGACCTGGAGACGAAGGAAGACAAGGAGAGCCAGGTCTACCAGGGTGCAATGGAACCAAG gGAGATATTGGTTCTCCTGGTCCTCGTGGTAAAGATGGAATTCAAGGACCATCT GGATTACCAGGACCAATTGGTCCTCCAGGAGAACCAGGCGATTCTACTGCAACAAAGTTAAAAGGTCAAAAAGGAGAACCAGGACCAAAAAGTCAAGAT GGACCAGCTGGTGACCCTGGAACAAAAGGAGATAAAGGAGACCCTGGAAAAGCAGGGAGAATG ggtCCACAAGGTTTGCGTGGTGAGAAGGGGGCTAGAGGAGATTCTAATATTACCATAGTTGGGGAACGTGGTGACAAAGGTGATATTGGCTTACCAGGACCACCAGGTAGAGACTGTAATGGAAGTTCAGTTACTGGAGAACTTATAACAAATATTCAAGGCCCAAAAGGTGAGCAAGGTAAAAAAGGAGAGCAAGGACAAAAAGGAGATGCAGGACAACCTGGTCAAGCTGGAGAAGCAGGTCAGGATGGTCAAAAAGGAGAAAAAGGTGATAAGGGAGAGATTGGTAGCGCTGGGCCTTct GGAATTCAAGGTGAAAAAGGTGATATTGGTGCAACTGGTGCAGCTGGTACAAAAGGGGAGCCGGGGTCTGATGGCTCACTTGGTTTACCAGGTCAGAAAGGTGATCATGGAACCAAAGGTTCTGAAGGTCCTGTTGGTGATAGAGGTAAACAAGGAGAAAGCATAACTGGACCACCTGGACAAATAGGTGAAAAGGGACAGCGTGGACCAGAAGGAAAAAAAGGAGAACCTGGTCCAGAAGGGCCTCCTGGACCTAATGGTGAATTTGGAGATACTGGACCTCCAGGTCTTAAAGGTTTAAAAGGTGAGATAGGTATGACTGGTCCAAGTGGTGAACCTGGAAAAACTGGAGCAGAAGGAATGAAAGGACCAATTGGACCTGCTGGTCAGCGAGGAGAAACAGGATCAAAAGGAGAGTCTGGAAGACCAGGTCAAAGTGTACAAGGTAGTCCTGGTATGGATGGTAATCCTGGGCAAATTGGACCTCCTGGAGAACCTGGAATCCCTGGTTTTCCAGGTCCACCTGGAAATCCTGGTCAAGTTATAAATGATCAAGGTGAAACAGTATTACCTGGCTCTCCAGGTGATCAAGGTCCTCAAGGTATTCAAGGTGTTGCAGGACCACAAGGAAGTCCAGGTATAAGAGGAGATAAAGGAGATGCTTGCAAATCATGCCCAAGTGGCCCACAAGGAGATAAGGGTGTAGCAGGACAAGATGGTCTTCCAGGTGCTAATGGAGAAAAGGGAGATAAAGGAGATGAAGGTAAACCTGGTCTTGAAGGAAGTGTTGGTGATCCAGGTGAAAGTGGACAACCCGGACCACAA GGACCTATTGGTGAAAAAGGTGACACAGGTGCTAAAGGAAATAAAGGGGAGCGTGGATCTGATAGGATTGTTCAAGGAGAACGTGGTGAAAAAGGTACTGATGGTATGCCAGGAACTCCTGGTTCAATAGGATTTAAAGGTGAGCAGGGGGTTCCTGGTGATCCGGGCACTGATGGACCACAAGGACCTCAAGGACTTCAA ggTCCTCAAGGTGATCGTGGTGCTCCTGGTAAATCAGGTATACCAGGCAATAATGGAGAGAAAGGTGAAAAGGGAAATAAAGGGGATGGCTTACGTGGATTTAAAGGTGAGCGAGGTCGTGATGGAGAACTAGGACCAAAAGGATCTCAAGGACCGATGGGTAAACCAGGGCCTAAAGGAGAACCATTTTCTACAGCTTTAAAAGGACAACAAGGTGACAAAGGAGATGTTGGTTCAGAAGGTCCACCTGGACCTCAAGGAGCTGAAGGGCAAATAGGAAACGAGGGATTTAAAGGTGAGCCAGGACTCAGAGGTGCGCCGGGAAGTGGAGAAAAAGGAGAGAAGGGTGATGCTGGCACACCAGGAATAGCAGGGAAAAATGGAGAAAATG gtAAGGATGGTCAAGATGGACCAAAAGGGGATAAAGGTGAAAAAGGTCTGCAAGGGCTGATTGGTATTTCTGGTCCAATTAAAGGTGAGCCTGGTTTAAAAGGCGATCCAGGCAAACCTGGGCTTGATGGCGCTCCTGGAAAATCTGTGCCAAAAGGTGAACCTGGTAGAGATGGAAAAGATGGAGATCCAGGAGCTAAAGGTGAACCAGGCACTCCTGGTGAAAGCGGTCGTgatg GAGAAAAAGGTGAACTTGGACCTCAAGGTCCTCGTGGTGATAAAGGAGATCAAGGGCAATCAGTGATAGGTCCAAAGGGTGAAACCGGTGCTATAGGTAAAAAAGGAGAACCTGGTCAAGATGGCTTGAAAGGCAGAGATGGAATAGGTAAACAAGGAGCTAACGGTGAAAAGGGTGAAAAAGGAAACTCAGTAGTTGGTTTGCCAGGTGATCCTGGAGAGAAAGGTTCACCAGGAGAAAAAGGCAAAGATGGGATTTCTGGAAAGCAAGGAAAACCTGGACCACCTGGAAAAGATGGTGTTGATGGCACTCCTGGTAAAGATGGTTTGCCTGGAAATCCAGGCCCAGAAGGACCTAAAGGCGAAAAAG gagtTACTGGACCAACTGGTTTAGATGGGGAAAAAGGAGAGCCTGGATACAGTGGACAAAAAGGTGCCAAGGGAGAAACTGGTGTTCGTGGAAAACCTGGAGCCACAAGTAATGTAATGGGACCAAAAGGAAATCGTGGGGAATCTGGTGCTAAAGGTGAACCAGGAAAACAAGGACCACCTGGGGCTGAGGGACCTCAAGGTCAAAAAGGAGAAAGAGGTATTGGCACAGATAAAGGTGCTAAAGGAGATACAGGTGATATGGGATTAGAAGGATCTAAAGGAGAAAGAGGAGAACGAGGTGAACAAGGTCGAAAAGGAGATCAAGGTCCTCCAGGACCAAAAGGAGATGTTGGAGAACCTGGTCCAGTTGGGTCAATTGGAAACACAGGTACTTCTGGCAATGATGGACCTAAAGGTGAATCTGGACCTCCAGGTATTAAAGGTGAACCTGGTTCAGTTGGAAGTATTGGACCTAAAGGAAGCAAAGGAGAGCAAGGTGAAAAAGGAGAGAGAGGAAGCACACTGAAAGGAAATCCTGGTCCTGaag gACCTCGCGGCCCCACAGGTCCACCCGGACCAGCTGGAAAAGACTATGTACTTGATCTTGAGGTAGGTCCTTTAGGGGAAAAACCAACAAAAGGTGAGCCAGGAGAAGATGGACCAAAGGGTGATAAAGGTGATATTGGTGAAACTGGCTCACAAGGAACTAAAGGTGAAAAAGGTGTTCCAGGTTCTAAAg gaGAAAAAGGAGAGCAAGGTTTAGAAGGACCAAAAGGCTTGGAAGGAAGAGTTGGGTTAGATGGATCAAAAGGGGACAAGGGTATAAAAGGAGTTATTGGGAAGCCTGGTCCAACTGGAGATAAAGGTGAAAAAGGTTTACAAGGTTTTAAGGGAGATACAGGACCACAAGGAATCCAAGGAAAAGAAGGTGAGCCAGGAAGAGAAGGAGCAAAAGGTCCTAAAGGAGAAGTAGGAGCTGAAGGAAAAATGGGACCACCTTGTGATGCCGGAGCTACAGTTATTGGTGAAAAAGGTGATAGAGGAGAAAAAGGTGAAGCTGGACAGCCTGGTTACAAAGGAGAACCAGGTCCATCTAGTCAACTAACTATTAATCCAGGAGCTAAAGGTGAACAAGGAGAAAGAGGAATTAAAGGAGAAAAGGGGAATATTGGACCAAAAGGTATAAATGGCCCATTTGGTAAAGATGGTTCAATTGGACCTGAGGGAACAAAAGGAGATTCTGGTCAAAAAGGAGAAACTGGTTTAGATGGTCCAAAAGGAGAAAAAGGGCAGCCAGCAATAGGAACAG GTCCAAAAGGTGAAAAAGGTGATCAAGGGCCTCCTGGTCCACAAGGCCCCCAGGGTGATATTGGAGAAAAGGGTGATATTGGACCGCAAGGAGAAACTGGTGATATTGGACCACAAGGAATTAAAGGAGATTTCGGTATAGGTGGTATTAGAG GTGAAACTGGTCCTCCAGGCCTACAAGGTCCTATTGGTTTAAAGGGAGACCAAGGACCGCCTGGTGATGCAGGTAAAGTCGGTCCACCTGGTCGTAGTGGCTCTGGTGATTTTGGGTTTTATCTTGTCAAGCACAGTCAATCCATCAAG GTTCCATCTTGTCCGGCGGGAATGCAAACTATGTGGGAAGGTTATAGTTTCTTATATGCACAAGGTAATGAGCGTGCGTTTGGTCAAGATTTAGGTCAACCTGGTTCGTGTCTTAAACGATTTAGCACAATGCCTTTCTTATTTTGCGATATTCAAAATAAGTGCGTTGTTGCATCAAGAAACGACTATTCTTTCTGGCTTTCTACTGCAGAAAAACCAAAGGAAGCACCATCGAGTGGAGCAGATCTTGAGAATTACATTTCACG ttgtatTGTATGCGAGGCACCATCCCACGTTCTAGCTGTTCACAGTCAAAGTGAACAAGATCCAAAATGTCCCGATGGATGGGAAAATCTATGGACTGGATTTAGTTTCCTAATG taCAACAGTGCCGGTGCTCAAGGATCTGGTCAACTGTTATCTTCATCTGGCTCTTGTTTGGAAGATTTTCGTGTTAATCCATATATTGAATGCCACGGTCGCGGAACATGTTGGTACTACGGCCCTACTCTTAGTTTTTGGTTATCTACAATTGGCGAAAGTAACATGTTTCAAGTCCCAAAATCTGAAATTCTTGAAAGAAATCTTAAAGCACGAGTCAGTCGCTGTGCTGTTTGCATGAAATCTGTTAATCAA